Below is a window of Salmo trutta chromosome 35, fSalTru1.1, whole genome shotgun sequence DNA.
GGGAAGATAAATACAAACATGCTTAAATTTATCCTACCAATAATACATATAATATAAAATGAGCTCAATATATAATAGAGACAAAAGATTTTTACAGACTCAAGGTTACAGTAAATAATGTATCATTTTAAAACAACTTCCACATAGTCAACTGAAAAACTGTGGATTTATATTTTGCAGTGAAAAAACAAAATCAAAAGTATTATTGTTTTGGGCAACATTCTGCCGCAGGTTCAAAACCGTTCTAATCCTGAGTTACGGTGTTTTGACAAGAAAAACATTTAGCCAGTCACTTAAATACTACATCGGAATCTATTTTTCTAATATTACTGTGGGTCGCATTTCCTGGAGCTGCTTCAGCAGAATATGAGCTACGTCCAAAAAGGCTTTGTCCACTacaatttttacatttttaagtgACGTCAGCTTCTGAGGGTTCCTGAACTCAAGGGTATCAAAGCCTTTTGGGTAGTGCAAGTATGTGTCTGACCTTTTGCACAACACTGTAGCGTTTCTCAGTCGAATCCTCTTCTTCAGAGCATTTTTAGATGGGCTTGATTGCTCCAAGAACTTTAAGAAAGATACCTCGAATCCCATGGGCTTAAAGGAGGTCAACGTTTCACTTTGATCGTTCATTTCATCCTGGGTAAGGGCAGTGCTAGAGGAGTCGTAGTCGGATCCATTTTCTCCACAGTAAACCGCATTACTCCTTGTCAGCCTCTTGCGTTTTACAATTTTTTCAAAAACACTTTTCCGTGGACTTCCTCTCTTGCGTTTCACCACCACAGAACCATCAGATGCAGTTTCTGAACTTTCATCGTACAAAGGTTTGGTGTCACACAGTTCGCCCTTCCCCTTTCTCCGTAACACAGGTTTTGAATACTCGTCAAACTCACTTCCTTCTAGGCCCGTGTCTGCTGTGTCCTCGCTGTCGGATATCTCTGAGGAGGTCTCAGACTTAGAGTCATCGCTCCTGGCAGCGCGGAGGTTTCTACGTCTTGGGTATTTCTTGCAGAATATGAAGTGGCTTCTCTGCTCTTCTAAGTATCGCTCGGACAGTCCGTGACCCATGTAGTGCTTCATGATACTCCGTTCAGACTTCATCACTGAATCACATCCCTTTATCATGCAGGGGTATTGCAACTTGCATTTCTTAATGCACATTGCAGATGCTTCATCCTTAGTTTTCAAGGAGGGTTTTCCATATTTCGTCCAACTATTTTTTTCTGTCTTGTCAGTTTTCTTTTTGTCACCTCCCTTCTGTGTAATCTTTTTGTTGCCTTCTATGTTTTCTTTCCCATCGCTTGATTTAGTTATTTGGTAATGTGAATTCTTGGAGTCAGGTTTCTGACAATCTTCAGTTTTCCGTTGGTTCATCAGTTGGAGTTTGTAAAGGTCATGATGCTTTTTCATGGTATGCCTCAGCAGGTTTGACTTTGTAGCGTAAGCACGGTCACAGCCTTCGACATCACATTGGAACATAACATCCACAGGTTCCATTTTGGCAAGTTTTGCCTTGTCATGTTCTTTTTCAATATGTCCGATGTACTTCCAGAAAGCAATGAAGGATGCTGTGCACCCTTGCTGATCACATCGGAATCTGCCTAGGTtgatgtttgacattagagatcCTGCTTTATCCAGGCTGAACTTGTGAAGCTGGAGGTAATGCTGCAACATGTTCGGAACGTCTTGAAATACTCTCGAGCAGTCGCTCACTTGACATCTGAGTTCTGTTACCTGGGTTACTTCAACCTCTGGTTCCTCCTCCATAACCCCCTCATGCTTGATGCCTTTTTTCTCATCCTGTTCCTCATTTTGATCATTTTCATTGTTCATTTCACATGTAGATAGAGCCGACTGATGGACAGCCCTGTAATGGAGGATTAAATTATGCTGAATTGTAAAGGCTGCTACACATCCCTGATGAACACAGCGATATGGCCTGTATGGACTGAAAGAATCATTTGCCCCAGACTTCTTCTCTTTCGTCTTCTTGGGAATTTCGACTTTAGGCTTTGGTCCTCTCTGCAGCTTGATTTTGGATGTCTTTTCTAGCAAGGGAGCACAAACCTGAAGGGGATCTGATGGAGCAGCTGTTATTGAGCCAGCTCTTTCAGCCAGGTAGCCTCCAGATTGTTGACTGTAATGAGTAGGCATAGGCCTAGATGGAGCTGGTATGTGTTGTCCGTTTGACCATTGATCTGCATCAGGAGGGGTCATTAAAGGCTGTTGGGATATTGTTGAGTAGTGTGCATTAATTTGATATTCAGACATTAGCATTAATGGTGTCTGATCATGCATGGGCATCCTTTGTATTGGCTGCATTCCCATGGAGAGGCTATTATCATGAAATCTCGGGTCAGCTATGCCTTGAGAAGTCTGCTGTTTGAAAGGATGTGGGTGGTAGTCTTGTTTTATCCTTTCTCCTGAAGCAAACACGTTTTTTACTGTCACATCTTGATTTAGGCTCACATCCGGGAGTGAATGTTGACGTCTAATATTCTCCATTATTGAGTGGGGCGCTGTGGCAATCTGACCAGACAAAGGAGGCTCTGAATGCACACGTGGTTTGTCTTCGTTATTAGCAAATCCAACCGTGTTGCTTGACTTGCGCTTCATGATTAGTTCTGCAATCTCCTGCTGTGTCAATCTGTGAGCTGTCTGACAGTGTGCCTTAAGGTTTGAATTTCGGGTAAAAGTCTTATCACACATTTGACAAGAGAATGGGGCAAATTTCCCATGGTTTTTCTTAATCGAATTGATCATCTCATTGGTGTAATTGTGAGTCTTGATGAGGTGTTTTAAAATGGCATCTTTTGTCATGGCCCTGTATGTGCAGTTGTCACTCTCACAAGCAAACAGCTTTCTACAGCCATCAGGAATCTGTGTATCCTTCTCTGTTGAGACATTAGGCTGGAATGATTCAGTATCATTGCAAATATCAGTGCAGCTAGGTTTTGTGGAGGAATATGTTGGAGTAGAATCACACACCTGTTGTTTGTCTAAGTCTAGCCTCTCTAATGCAGTCTGAATGTCCATTATCCAATGCTGTTGGTTTGCAGGTGTTAGATTAGGACCAAGATCAACGTCATTCGCAACAATGCAGGTAGGTGCAGGTATCTCGTGGTCTTGAGAGGAAGCCTCTCTGAAATTAGTAAAGCTCTTTATGGGTGCTGCTCCGTTCATTTGAGCAGATGATACAGAGGGGATTCCGTGATCAATCATCTTGGAAGGCTGAGGACTTTGACGTAGTCCAAAATGTTGTACATCATTGGTTGTTGGATTGGATGACACCAGATTCAAACTGGCATGTGTGTCAGTGCTGCTTGTCCGAGATAAACAGCTTCTTCTTTGGAAGTCTCCAGCTAAAATCTGTTCACGCAATCTTTTCTTGACATTATGTTCCGCACTCTTCCTACGTGTCTCCACCGGTTTGCTACTTGTTGCTGCTGGACTATGTTGAGGCTGAGGGTCTGGTGAAGTGATCTGCAACATGGGGTTTGTCATAAGGTTTTCCGCCAAACTAGCCATTGCAGCCAGAAGTCCATCATTAGACAGACCTCCCGAATTGGCGGCAGAATCAGAATTCCCCTTCACTTCTTTCATCTTCATCAGTGTTTCTGCTCTGAGTAGATTATCAATATGGTCTGTGGGAAGTCTGTGAAGTGAGACGGTGGGATTGTTTTCTGCAAGCACCTGAGTGAGAAGTGGCTCATAGAATGCACTACTGCCAAACCCAGGGTCACATGACTGCTGAAGATAACCATCTGTATATGATTCCTTTTCTGTCTTCACTTGGACATTTCCTGTGTGCTGTATGACTGTGCTTTCTGGCAAGCGTCCAGCAGGTCCGTAAGGGCCATAAGGATTTTGGAACGTTGGCTGGGGAATCGCTGAGAGTTCAAACATATTGGGAATATTTGGAGTAACCATAATTTGTTTAAGAATCTCATCAGGTTGTTCGCCATCATTTGCATACGGTGCAGCAGGGTTATATTGTGAAGATGGTGGGGGCTGAGTATTGAGAAGTTGCTCTGAATTGAGAAGATCAAGAAATGATGAAGGCAAGTCTGCTGTCAGGAGCTCAGTGTCATAGGCTTTGCAGTGTAAACGTTTGGACAAATGGCCTCCAAGTGATTTGGGATTTGTAAATTCTCTACCACACCTAGAGCAAATGAACTTTCCATCTTTAACAATGGCAGGCCACTTAGTTCTTTTGTTGCGCTTGACTTTTTTGCCCATCTGATTCGTTTCAGCAGTGTTTTTGGTGCCGCCTTGAGATTCACTGTTGTTTCTTGCTAGCAATTGGTTTCCTGCAAGGACATGTGATTCCATGTTGGTTTTCTGCATTCTTCGACTTCTTTCAGGGGGATTGAAATTAGAACGCAAATTACTTTGAGTCTGCGGTGTGTAGGGAAGTGCAGCATTTCCCAGCTGATTTGAGAGACTTGAGTCTTTCAGAATGTCCACATAAGAGGGGAAAACAGGCTGAAGAACATTATCCATAGTTGTTGGTAACAGTGACTCTGCTGGTCTTTCCACATTAGGTCGCATCATATGACCGGATGGAATAACATGAACATCCATTCCTGCACCATCCATTTGTGGCATCCCTTGCAGGTTTGAGGAGGGATATACTTGTGAGTGATAATTCTGGATTTGGTTGTTTCCTGGTGTTTGTTGCCATGGCATACTAGGTGGTGCATATTGATTGGGGTTGTTTCCTAGCTGGGAGAGTACAATGGGATCTAAGATATTGTCCATTTGGTTGGGGAAAGCCTGGCTTTGGACAGCAGCTGAATGGGAAGCGTAAGAGTGGTTTGAGTTTGGGTACAGGGGCGGGGTTGGCTGAATGACATTGTGGCTGTGAACTGGGACACCATTAGCCTGTTGATGTTGTATTGGAGCAACAGAGTTATGGTTCCCGATCAGAGGCACACTCGACGGGGCAGCTTTCCTTGCTTTTTCATGTTCCCTTGTTTTTCTCTTAACAAGTTTCCATTCTGTATAAAACTCTGGGTGAGCTGCTTTCATATGCTTGGTGACACTTCTGTAGGAGCTGTAGTTGCGATCGCATGTCTCCAAAGcacagtggtgtctctctctctctccttggggTGGGACAGGAGTAGCTGGTAATGGGTGTTGCTGTGGGGCAGGAGTAGCTGGTAATGGATGGTGCTGTGGGGCAGGAGTAGCTGGTAATGGGTGTTGCTGTGGGGCAGGAGTAGCTGGTAATGGGTGGTGCTGTGGGGCAGGAGTAGCTGGTAATGGGTGGTGCTGTGGGGCAGGAGTAGCTGGTAATGAGCACTGTGTATTCTCTGTTCTGCAACCAGTGGCTGGCAAACGAGTTACTAGTGGAAGAAGTGTGTGAGAGACTGATGGGAGAATTTGAGGCATTGGAGTTGACATGTAATGGGAGGTCTGTCTTGATGCTGACATGTTGTTAACAGACATGTCTGGAtgttgttgttcttgcactgGTACTCGGTAGTCAGAATTGTAGTTCCTGGATTCATAATTTCCACCTTTGCGAAAACTCTGGACCTGACCTTGAAACACACGTGGTTGTTGGGCATGATGCAAATCCCCAGGATATTGGTATGAAGCTAATGGAAGATTATGTGGTTTGGGTCTCATATAGTCATATGCAGCAGTCTCTGAGGGGTCTTGGGGTCTATGTCTCAGCTGATTTGGGTCATGTGTTTGTGCATTTGTGGTAGACCGAATAACAGATCTTTCTGAATATGGGTACAGTTCTTTTACTGGTGGCTCACTTTGAATCATGTATCGTCGATCATTCTCAACAGGACCTTGAGAAGCATTCAGCAGGTTGTCAATCGAGTGCTTCACCTCAACAGATGCTGATGGATGAGAAGCCTCATCAACATCCTCTGAGAAGGAAGCCTGGTCAGAAAGCATCCTCTGGTCCAGAAAATGAGAAAGGTCAGTGTCTGTAGCTGGGTATTCCTCCTCTTTTGTGACATGTTCCTCCTGGTGCAGATCCAACTGTGACTGAGAATGGAACACTTTTCCACAGTTAGGGACTTTGCAGGTGAACGTTTTGTAATGCTGTGACTCATGGTCGTAAAGCTTATAGGCTTCATTGAAAATCTTCCCACATCTAGGAAACATGCATCTGGCTTTAAATACAACATGTTCTTTTCTGTGTACAAGCAGCTCTGTGTTGGAGAGAAAGCTGGCCTTGCAGTTCAACTGTATGCAAATGTAAGGTCTGACACCACAGTGCACTTGCAAATGATCATTAAGGTGGGTGACATTAACAAATTGGCGACGACAATACTGACAAATCACCTTTTTGTTCTGCATTTCAAGGAAGCGCTTTGCTTCATCGTTATCTCTATGTGCTTTCACATGAACAAGAAGATTTCGGAAATACTTGAATCCCTTTTTGCAGTTTGCAACAGGGCATGTGTTTTCCTCAGTGCCGCTTTCGGTCTTAAGTCCAGAGACTTTGGTCTGAATTGATTCTGTCTGAAGCGACTCcccattgtgttcttgggaatCGCTTATTGCATCTTTTTTCCAAAGTAGATTTTCAGTCTTAGCTTTCAGAGCCGCAATAACAGGAGCAGCCGTTTTGGGATTAgctaattttttatttgttttaattgCAGCTAGTCTTTCCTTGCATGATAGCTTTACGTGTGATGCCACGTGTGGTTCCAATATGTCTTTTGAGGTGAAGGTGTCCGCGCATATCGGGCAG
It encodes the following:
- the LOC115174934 gene encoding zinc finger protein 292 isoform X2; the encoded protein is MNEVTLVEYAGRWRMEEEPLPLVEVYTVALLSYAQASSCLSSQCENVPLVLERLSLSCVELLLSLPEHFPDALWEEFKSSVQSAHSQLQENGITQLALLSAVAQETGVWTNSTLHSLLSNESPQTEEVHKFLQLEGPILLEMRVKHLIKENHMERAALLARACAECPEFEGKGHFKQMYLVCLCSASAQEPLMEELSEVDCRDALEMICNLESEGDERGAFSLCSAFLTRQLLQGDTYCAWELTLFWSKLLKRMESSEETFLDRCRQMSLLSTTVFHILFFIKVIQSEVDKVGLPVCVDMCIRALQLESSDGNTKATICKTISCLLPTDLEVKRACQLTEFLLEPTVDSYYAVETLYNEPDQKLEEENLPVPNSLRCELLLVFKTQWPFDPEFWDWKTLKRHCLTLMGEEASIVSSIDLLNDNEIPEAPEEEEDTAQGEEVFRDVTDYFVDTTHELNEITDKRQKIRETKKLREKGFISARFRNWQAYMQYCVLCDKEFLGHRIVRHAQTHYKEGLYSCPICADTFTSKDILEPHVASHVKLSCKERLAAIKTNKKLANPKTAAPVIAALKAKTENLLWKKDAISDSQEHNGESLQTESIQTKVSGLKTESGTEENTCPVANCKKGFKYFRNLLVHVKAHRDNDEAKRFLEMQNKKVICQYCRRQFVNVTHLNDHLQVHCGVRPYICIQLNCKASFLSNTELLVHRKEHVVFKARCMFPRCGKIFNEAYKLYDHESQHYKTFTCKVPNCGKVFHSQSQLDLHQEEHVTKEEEYPATDTDLSHFLDQRMLSDQASFSEDVDEASHPSASVEVKHSIDNLLNASQGPVENDRRYMIQSEPPVKELYPYSERSVIRSTTNAQTHDPNQLRHRPQDPSETAAYDYMRPKPHNLPLASYQYPGDLHHAQQPRVFQGQVQSFRKGGNYESRNYNSDYRVPVQEQQHPDMSVNNMSASRQTSHYMSTPMPQILPSVSHTLLPLVTRLPATGCRTENTQCSLPATPAPQHHPLPATPAPQHHPLPATPAPQQHPLPATPAPQHHPLPATPAPQQHPLPATPVPPQGERERHHCALETCDRNYSSYRSVTKHMKAAHPEFYTEWKLVKRKTREHEKARKAAPSSVPLIGNHNSVAPIQHQQANGVPVHSHNVIQPTPPLYPNSNHSYASHSAAVQSQAFPNQMDNILDPIVLSQLGNNPNQYAPPSMPWQQTPGNNQIQNYHSQVYPSSNLQGMPQMDGAGMDVHVIPSGHMMRPNVERPAESLLPTTMDNVLQPVFPSYVDILKDSSLSNQLGNAALPYTPQTQSNLRSNFNPPERSRRMQKTNMESHVLAGNQLLARNNSESQGGTKNTAETNQMGKKVKRNKRTKWPAIVKDGKFICSRCGREFTNPKSLGGHLSKRLHCKAYDTELLTADLPSSFLDLLNSEQLLNTQPPPSSQYNPAAPYANDGEQPDEILKQIMVTPNIPNMFELSAIPQPTFQNPYGPYGPAGRLPESTVIQHTGNVQVKTEKESYTDGYLQQSCDPGFGSSAFYEPLLTQVLAENNPTVSLHRLPTDHIDNLLRAETLMKMKEVKGNSDSAANSGGLSNDGLLAAMASLAENLMTNPMLQITSPDPQPQHSPAATSSKPVETRRKSAEHNVKKRLREQILAGDFQRRSCLSRTSSTDTHASLNLVSSNPTTNDVQHFGLRQSPQPSKMIDHGIPSVSSAQMNGAAPIKSFTNFREASSQDHEIPAPTCIVANDVDLGPNLTPANQQHWIMDIQTALERLDLDKQQVCDSTPTYSSTKPSCTDICNDTESFQPNVSTEKDTQIPDGCRKLFACESDNCTYRAMTKDAILKHLIKTHNYTNEMINSIKKNHGKFAPFSCQMCDKTFTRNSNLKAHCQTAHRLTQQEIAELIMKRKSSNTVGFANNEDKPRVHSEPPLSGQIATAPHSIMENIRRQHSLPDVSLNQDVTVKNVFASGERIKQDYHPHPFKQQTSQGIADPRFHDNSLSMGMQPIQRMPMHDQTPLMLMSEYQINAHYSTISQQPLMTPPDADQWSNGQHIPAPSRPMPTHYSQQSGGYLAERAGSITAAPSDPLQVCAPLLEKTSKIKLQRGPKPKVEIPKKTKEKKSGANDSFSPYRPYRCVHQGCVAAFTIQHNLILHYRAVHQSALSTCEMNNENDQNEEQDEKKGIKHEGVMEEEPEVEVTQVTELRCQVSDCSRVFQDVPNMLQHYLQLHKFSLDKAGSLMSNINLGRFRCDQQGCTASFIAFWKYIGHIEKEHDKAKLAKMEPVDVMFQCDVEGCDRAYATKSNLLRHTMKKHHDLYKLQLMNQRKTEDCQKPDSKNSHYQITKSSDGKENIEGNKKITQKGGDKKKTDKTEKNSWTKYGKPSLKTKDEASAMCIKKCKLQYPCMIKGCDSVMKSERSIMKHYMGHGLSERYLEEQRSHFIFCKKYPRRRNLRAARSDDSKSETSSEISDSEDTADTGLEGSEFDEYSKPVLRRKGKGELCDTKPLYDESSETASDGSVVVKRKRGSPRKSVFEKIVKRKRLTRSNAVYCGENGSDYDSSSTALTQDEMNDQSETLTSFKPMGFEVSFLKFLEQSSPSKNALKKRIRLRNATVLCKRSDTYLHYPKGFDTLEFRNPQKLTSLKNVKIVVDKAFLDVAHILLKQLQEMRPTVILEK
- the LOC115174934 gene encoding zinc finger protein 292 isoform X1; this translates as MADEEAEQNLSAQTDTSATIVALREKLLKLAIALKNSTDSPAQSSTQYCQHFCQTLVEYAGRWRMEEEPLPLVEVYTVALLSYAQASSCLSSQCENVPLVLERLSLSCVELLLSLPEHFPDALWEEFKSSVQSAHSQLQENGITQLALLSAVAQETGVWTNSTLHSLLSNESPQTEEVHKFLQLEGPILLEMRVKHLIKENHMERAALLARACAECPEFEGKGHFKQMYLVCLCSASAQEPLMEELSEVDCRDALEMICNLESEGDERGAFSLCSAFLTRQLLQGDTYCAWELTLFWSKLLKRMESSEETFLDRCRQMSLLSTTVFHILFFIKVIQSEVDKVGLPVCVDMCIRALQLESSDGNTKATICKTISCLLPTDLEVKRACQLTEFLLEPTVDSYYAVETLYNEPDQKLEEENLPVPNSLRCELLLVFKTQWPFDPEFWDWKTLKRHCLTLMGEEASIVSSIDLLNDNEIPEAPEEEEDTAQGEEVFRDVTDYFVDTTHELNEITDKRQKIRETKKLREKGFISARFRNWQAYMQYCVLCDKEFLGHRIVRHAQTHYKEGLYSCPICADTFTSKDILEPHVASHVKLSCKERLAAIKTNKKLANPKTAAPVIAALKAKTENLLWKKDAISDSQEHNGESLQTESIQTKVSGLKTESGTEENTCPVANCKKGFKYFRNLLVHVKAHRDNDEAKRFLEMQNKKVICQYCRRQFVNVTHLNDHLQVHCGVRPYICIQLNCKASFLSNTELLVHRKEHVVFKARCMFPRCGKIFNEAYKLYDHESQHYKTFTCKVPNCGKVFHSQSQLDLHQEEHVTKEEEYPATDTDLSHFLDQRMLSDQASFSEDVDEASHPSASVEVKHSIDNLLNASQGPVENDRRYMIQSEPPVKELYPYSERSVIRSTTNAQTHDPNQLRHRPQDPSETAAYDYMRPKPHNLPLASYQYPGDLHHAQQPRVFQGQVQSFRKGGNYESRNYNSDYRVPVQEQQHPDMSVNNMSASRQTSHYMSTPMPQILPSVSHTLLPLVTRLPATGCRTENTQCSLPATPAPQHHPLPATPAPQHHPLPATPAPQQHPLPATPAPQHHPLPATPAPQQHPLPATPVPPQGERERHHCALETCDRNYSSYRSVTKHMKAAHPEFYTEWKLVKRKTREHEKARKAAPSSVPLIGNHNSVAPIQHQQANGVPVHSHNVIQPTPPLYPNSNHSYASHSAAVQSQAFPNQMDNILDPIVLSQLGNNPNQYAPPSMPWQQTPGNNQIQNYHSQVYPSSNLQGMPQMDGAGMDVHVIPSGHMMRPNVERPAESLLPTTMDNVLQPVFPSYVDILKDSSLSNQLGNAALPYTPQTQSNLRSNFNPPERSRRMQKTNMESHVLAGNQLLARNNSESQGGTKNTAETNQMGKKVKRNKRTKWPAIVKDGKFICSRCGREFTNPKSLGGHLSKRLHCKAYDTELLTADLPSSFLDLLNSEQLLNTQPPPSSQYNPAAPYANDGEQPDEILKQIMVTPNIPNMFELSAIPQPTFQNPYGPYGPAGRLPESTVIQHTGNVQVKTEKESYTDGYLQQSCDPGFGSSAFYEPLLTQVLAENNPTVSLHRLPTDHIDNLLRAETLMKMKEVKGNSDSAANSGGLSNDGLLAAMASLAENLMTNPMLQITSPDPQPQHSPAATSSKPVETRRKSAEHNVKKRLREQILAGDFQRRSCLSRTSSTDTHASLNLVSSNPTTNDVQHFGLRQSPQPSKMIDHGIPSVSSAQMNGAAPIKSFTNFREASSQDHEIPAPTCIVANDVDLGPNLTPANQQHWIMDIQTALERLDLDKQQVCDSTPTYSSTKPSCTDICNDTESFQPNVSTEKDTQIPDGCRKLFACESDNCTYRAMTKDAILKHLIKTHNYTNEMINSIKKNHGKFAPFSCQMCDKTFTRNSNLKAHCQTAHRLTQQEIAELIMKRKSSNTVGFANNEDKPRVHSEPPLSGQIATAPHSIMENIRRQHSLPDVSLNQDVTVKNVFASGERIKQDYHPHPFKQQTSQGIADPRFHDNSLSMGMQPIQRMPMHDQTPLMLMSEYQINAHYSTISQQPLMTPPDADQWSNGQHIPAPSRPMPTHYSQQSGGYLAERAGSITAAPSDPLQVCAPLLEKTSKIKLQRGPKPKVEIPKKTKEKKSGANDSFSPYRPYRCVHQGCVAAFTIQHNLILHYRAVHQSALSTCEMNNENDQNEEQDEKKGIKHEGVMEEEPEVEVTQVTELRCQVSDCSRVFQDVPNMLQHYLQLHKFSLDKAGSLMSNINLGRFRCDQQGCTASFIAFWKYIGHIEKEHDKAKLAKMEPVDVMFQCDVEGCDRAYATKSNLLRHTMKKHHDLYKLQLMNQRKTEDCQKPDSKNSHYQITKSSDGKENIEGNKKITQKGGDKKKTDKTEKNSWTKYGKPSLKTKDEASAMCIKKCKLQYPCMIKGCDSVMKSERSIMKHYMGHGLSERYLEEQRSHFIFCKKYPRRRNLRAARSDDSKSETSSEISDSEDTADTGLEGSEFDEYSKPVLRRKGKGELCDTKPLYDESSETASDGSVVVKRKRGSPRKSVFEKIVKRKRLTRSNAVYCGENGSDYDSSSTALTQDEMNDQSETLTSFKPMGFEVSFLKFLEQSSPSKNALKKRIRLRNATVLCKRSDTYLHYPKGFDTLEFRNPQKLTSLKNVKIVVDKAFLDVAHILLKQLQEMRPTVILEK